One window from the genome of Breoghania sp. L-A4 encodes:
- a CDS encoding ubiquinol-cytochrome C chaperone family protein yields the protein MIFNFFRRGRNDPAVTAVYVAIVAQARQPHFYARLGVPDTLEGRFDMMVLHAVLLFHRFSGEGAAARDFGQKVFDTFFLDMDRSLRELGASDEGMKKKITRMAEVFYGCADAYASALDAGDDAALALALDRNVFMNAPDGAQTESRSLADYTRAASGALAAQDPAAIVAGTLTWIDPAPFGPRSGGTTGANASPERVE from the coding sequence ATGATCTTCAATTTTTTTCGTCGCGGCCGCAATGACCCGGCTGTAACGGCGGTTTACGTCGCGATCGTGGCACAGGCGCGGCAGCCGCATTTCTATGCGCGCCTGGGCGTGCCCGACACGCTGGAGGGCCGCTTCGACATGATGGTGCTGCACGCGGTCTTGCTGTTTCACCGGTTCTCGGGCGAGGGCGCGGCCGCGCGCGATTTCGGCCAGAAGGTCTTCGACACGTTCTTTCTCGACATGGACCGGAGCCTGCGCGAGCTCGGCGCATCGGACGAGGGCATGAAGAAGAAGATCACCCGCATGGCGGAGGTCTTCTACGGCTGCGCCGACGCCTACGCGAGCGCGCTTGACGCCGGAGACGATGCCGCGCTGGCGCTGGCGCTGGACCGCAACGTCTTCATGAACGCCCCGGATGGGGCGCAAACCGAAAGCCGGAGCCTGGCCGACTACACGCGGGCGGCCTCCGGCGCGCTGGCGGCCCAGGACCCGGCCGCGATCGTCGCCGGAACGCTGACGTGGATCGACCCGGCGCCGTTTGGCCCGCGATCCGGCGGCACAACCGGCGCCAACGCGTCTCCGGAGCGAGTGGAGTAG
- a CDS encoding DUF177 domain-containing protein, producing MTLISPPLRWRQMLDAIPPGGTRFERAASEEERAALRDAYGLVDVLSFKVAYEIRPWRKNGYRVLGPIDAEVVQTCVVTLEPVVQAIHETVDMTFLPQAEAERLAARQEEEGEIIVDMESRDPPEGFTGTSLDIGGLSAEQLALAIDDYPRKPGVDFETAVAAREGGAAVGDAAEDASDAPPAKRSPFAALAAHALAKKNADDDG from the coding sequence ATGACCCTGATTTCGCCCCCCTTGCGCTGGCGGCAGATGCTCGATGCGATCCCGCCTGGCGGCACCCGTTTCGAGCGCGCCGCGAGCGAGGAAGAACGCGCGGCGCTGCGTGACGCCTACGGCCTCGTCGACGTGCTCTCCTTCAAGGTCGCCTATGAAATCCGTCCGTGGCGCAAGAACGGCTACCGCGTTCTGGGCCCCATCGACGCCGAGGTCGTGCAGACCTGCGTGGTCACGTTGGAGCCGGTCGTCCAGGCCATTCACGAGACCGTCGACATGACCTTCCTGCCGCAGGCGGAGGCCGAGCGGCTGGCCGCGCGCCAGGAGGAGGAGGGCGAGATCATCGTCGACATGGAAAGCCGCGATCCTCCCGAAGGCTTCACGGGCACCTCGCTGGATATCGGCGGGCTGAGCGCCGAACAGCTGGCGCTGGCCATCGACGACTATCCGCGCAAGCCCGGCGTCGATTTCGAAACGGCGGTCGCGGCCCGCGAGGGCGGCGCGGCGGTGGGTGACGCCGCTGAGGACGCCTCCGATGCGCCGCCGGCAAAGCGCTCTCCCTTCGCGGCCCTGGCGGCGCATGCGCTTGCCAAAAAGAACGCGGATGATGACGGTTGA
- a CDS encoding beta-ketoacyl-ACP synthase III, protein MSVRRSVVLGCGSYLPENTVTNDDLATRVDTSDEWIVQRTGIRERHIAAEGEFTSHLGLKAARAALDHAGVDAQSIDLIVLATSTPDNTFPATAVTIQAALGITHGAAFDVQAVCSGFVFALTTADALLKAGQGTRALVIGAETFSRILDWEDRTTCVLFGDGAGAVVLELQDVPGDMSTDHGILTCHLRSDGNHKDKLYVDGGPSSTQTTGHLRMKGKEVFKHAVGMVTDVIMDAFEASDTCAEDLDWFVPHQANRRIIDASARKLGIAPEKVVITVDLHGNTSAASIPLALDTAVRDGRVKRGDLLMLEAMGGGFTWGSVLLRW, encoded by the coding sequence GTGAGTGTACGTCGATCCGTTGTACTGGGCTGCGGCAGCTATCTTCCGGAAAATACCGTTACCAACGATGACCTGGCGACCCGGGTCGACACGTCGGACGAATGGATCGTCCAGCGTACCGGCATTCGCGAGCGCCATATCGCGGCCGAGGGAGAGTTCACCTCCCATCTCGGCCTGAAGGCGGCGCGCGCCGCGCTCGACCATGCGGGCGTCGACGCCCAGTCGATCGATCTCATCGTGCTGGCGACCTCGACCCCGGACAACACGTTTCCCGCGACCGCGGTCACCATCCAGGCCGCGCTTGGCATCACCCACGGCGCGGCCTTCGACGTGCAAGCGGTCTGCTCGGGCTTCGTCTTCGCGCTGACCACGGCCGACGCCTTGCTGAAGGCCGGACAGGGCACCCGCGCGCTGGTCATCGGCGCGGAGACCTTTTCGCGCATTCTCGACTGGGAAGACCGCACCACCTGCGTGCTGTTCGGCGACGGCGCCGGCGCCGTGGTGCTGGAGCTTCAGGACGTGCCGGGCGACATGTCGACCGACCATGGCATCCTCACGTGCCACCTGCGCTCGGACGGCAACCACAAGGACAAGCTCTACGTTGATGGCGGGCCGTCCTCGACCCAGACGACCGGCCATCTGCGCATGAAGGGCAAGGAAGTCTTCAAGCATGCGGTCGGCATGGTCACCGACGTGATCATGGACGCGTTCGAGGCCAGCGATACCTGCGCGGAGGATCTCGACTGGTTCGTGCCGCATCAGGCCAACCGCCGGATCATCGATGCCTCGGCCCGCAAGCTCGGCATCGCGCCCGAAAAGGTCGTGATCACGGTGGACCTGCATGGCAACACCTCGGCCGCCTCGATCCCGCTGGCGCTCGACACCGCGGTGCGCGACGGCCGCGTCAAGCGCGGCGACCTGCTGATGCTCGAGGCGATGGGCGGCGGCTTTACCTGGGGTTCGGTGCTGCTGCGCTGGTAG
- a CDS encoding integration host factor subunit alpha yields the protein MSGKTVTRADLCEAVYQKVGLSRTESADLVEQVLSEISDCLVAGEAVKLSSFGSFVVRSKGERIGRNPKTGEEVPISPRRVMVFKPSNVLKQKINQELLANGSGAE from the coding sequence ATGAGCGGCAAAACCGTTACACGAGCCGACCTTTGCGAAGCGGTCTACCAGAAGGTCGGCCTCTCGCGCACGGAATCGGCGGATCTGGTCGAACAGGTCCTGTCGGAGATTTCCGATTGTCTGGTGGCCGGCGAGGCGGTGAAGCTGTCGTCGTTCGGTTCATTCGTCGTCCGCTCCAAGGGTGAGCGGATCGGCCGCAATCCGAAGACCGGCGAGGAGGTTCCGATTTCGCCCCGCCGCGTCATGGTATTCAAGCCAAGCAATGTCCTGAAGCAGAAGATCAATCAGGAACTGCTTGCGAACGGTTCCGGCGCCGAGTGA
- a CDS encoding TolC family outer membrane protein → MSIRKSAASAAALLGLVCSVAGADAQTLNNALAAAYSNNPTLNAARAELRGVDEGVAQALSGWRPQVFGSLSAGHTSTYPRPGSSTHQNTATVGVQIDQPLFRGFRTVNGTRQAEAAVSAQRESLRSTEQTVMFDAAQAYMDVIRDTAIVSLRRSDIKFLDEQVRAARDRFQVGEGTRTDTAQADARLAAAQSSLNLALANLNASRAVFRQVIGVDANSLVPNTDIRRLVPRSMESAIASGTANHPAILAAQFNTDAAAFNVKSIEGELLPTVSLEGNLAHQWNPSSTGAINDASSASVFGRVSVPIYQGGAVSSRVRQAKEQLGNARILVDVARDQVRAAVVATWGQFQAAEASIVAARSQVEASQLALSGVVEEQRVGQRTTLDVLDSQRELITAQVTLVTAQRDSLVAAFALVSAIGRLTSEHLQLHVARYDPVEHAGKVRDKWFGLRTPDGR, encoded by the coding sequence GTGAGTATTCGTAAATCGGCCGCAAGTGCGGCGGCGTTGTTGGGGCTTGTGTGCTCGGTTGCCGGCGCGGATGCGCAGACGCTGAACAATGCGTTGGCGGCGGCCTATTCCAACAATCCGACCCTGAACGCGGCGCGTGCCGAGTTGCGCGGCGTGGACGAAGGCGTCGCGCAGGCCCTGTCCGGCTGGCGCCCGCAGGTCTTCGGCAGTCTCAGCGCGGGGCATACGTCCACCTATCCCCGGCCGGGGTCGAGCACCCACCAGAACACCGCCACCGTCGGCGTGCAGATCGACCAGCCGCTGTTCCGCGGCTTTCGCACGGTCAACGGCACCCGTCAGGCGGAGGCCGCGGTCAGCGCGCAGCGCGAGAGCCTGCGCTCGACCGAGCAGACGGTCATGTTCGACGCGGCTCAGGCCTACATGGACGTGATCCGCGACACCGCGATCGTCTCGCTGCGCCGCTCCGACATCAAGTTCCTCGATGAGCAGGTGCGCGCGGCGCGCGACCGTTTCCAGGTTGGCGAGGGGACCCGAACCGACACCGCGCAGGCCGACGCCCGGCTCGCGGCCGCCCAATCGTCGCTCAACCTGGCGCTCGCCAACCTCAACGCCAGCCGCGCGGTGTTCCGCCAGGTGATCGGCGTTGACGCCAACTCGCTGGTGCCCAATACCGACATCCGCCGCCTGGTGCCCAGGTCGATGGAAAGCGCCATCGCCAGCGGCACTGCCAACCATCCGGCCATTCTCGCCGCGCAGTTCAACACCGACGCCGCGGCCTTCAACGTGAAGTCGATCGAAGGCGAGCTGCTTCCGACCGTCTCGCTGGAAGGCAACCTGGCGCACCAGTGGAACCCGTCCAGCACCGGCGCGATCAACGACGCCAGCAGCGCTTCGGTCTTCGGCCGGGTGTCCGTGCCCATCTACCAGGGCGGCGCCGTGTCCTCGCGGGTACGCCAGGCCAAGGAGCAACTGGGCAATGCGCGCATTCTCGTGGACGTCGCCCGCGACCAGGTGCGGGCCGCCGTCGTGGCCACCTGGGGGCAGTTCCAGGCGGCCGAGGCGTCCATTGTCGCCGCGCGGTCGCAGGTCGAGGCCTCGCAATTGGCCCTCAGCGGCGTTGTCGAGGAGCAGCGTGTCGGTCAGCGCACGACGCTCGACGTGCTCGATTCCCAGCGTGAATTGATCACCGCCCAGGTCACCCTCGTCACCGCCCAGCGCGACAGCCTCGTGGCGGCGTTTGCGCTGGTTTCCGCCATCGGGCGCCTCACGTCCGAGCATTTGCAGCTTCACGTTGCCCGCTACGACCCGGTCGAGCACGCCGGCAAGGTGCGCGACAAGTGGTTCGGCCTGCGCACCCCCGATGGTCGTTGA
- a CDS encoding DUF2497 domain-containing protein, translating to MAAELDPEAGMSQDDLDKLFDEDGGGFDVAEAEPDPEPVEEDPFEAAEEAAGDDDSILELTEDFAVDPDDVDMVDMEAAMASGDGDIAFEGASEDESEADAAFAKAAAEAEAAEAAKAAARKAAPRHEPVMDASEYKPIPDHIEPIADQEALLSALTGGAVSSAFSSLNHTVLSNNGKTLDDLVREMLRPMLKAWLEANLPTVVERMVRQEIERVSRGR from the coding sequence ATGGCAGCTGAACTCGATCCGGAAGCCGGGATGTCTCAGGACGACCTGGACAAGCTGTTCGATGAAGATGGTGGCGGCTTTGATGTCGCTGAAGCTGAGCCGGATCCGGAACCTGTCGAGGAAGATCCCTTCGAGGCGGCCGAGGAAGCCGCCGGGGACGATGACTCCATTCTTGAGCTGACGGAGGACTTCGCGGTCGATCCGGATGACGTCGACATGGTCGACATGGAAGCCGCGATGGCGTCGGGCGATGGCGACATCGCCTTCGAGGGCGCATCCGAGGACGAAAGCGAGGCGGATGCCGCCTTCGCCAAGGCCGCGGCCGAAGCGGAAGCCGCCGAGGCCGCGAAGGCGGCAGCGCGCAAGGCCGCACCGCGGCACGAGCCGGTGATGGACGCGTCGGAATACAAGCCGATCCCCGACCACATCGAGCCCATCGCGGACCAGGAAGCTTTGCTCTCGGCCCTGACGGGCGGCGCCGTTTCGTCGGCTTTCAGCAGCCTGAACCACACGGTTCTGTCCAACAACGGCAAGACGCTGGACGACCTGGTGCGTGAGATGCTGCGGCCGATGCTCAAGGCCTGGCTGGAGGCCAACCTGCCGACGGTGGTCGAGCGCATGGTGCGGCAGGAAATCGAACGCGTCTCGCGCGGCCGCTGA
- a CDS encoding DUF2155 domain-containing protein: protein MMVKSMRRRLAVIAGLIGVAALPGSVRAEKIENPVAVFAGLDKITGRIISFDVYIGETVQFGALQVVPRVCYSRPPTEPPQTTAFVEADEITLNNEVRRIFTGWMFASSPGLHAIEHAVYDVWLTDCKQYSNVPPPDNYDGPPVSAPVIENDPLADEPLPDDGIPRTQPRPKPW, encoded by the coding sequence ATGATGGTCAAGAGTATGCGCCGCCGGCTGGCAGTGATTGCGGGATTGATCGGCGTGGCTGCGCTGCCCGGGTCCGTGCGCGCGGAGAAGATCGAAAATCCCGTCGCGGTCTTCGCCGGCCTCGACAAGATCACCGGCCGGATCATCTCGTTCGATGTCTACATCGGCGAAACCGTGCAGTTCGGCGCGTTGCAGGTGGTGCCGCGGGTCTGCTACTCCCGCCCGCCCACCGAGCCGCCGCAGACCACCGCGTTTGTCGAGGCCGACGAGATCACGCTCAACAACGAGGTGCGGCGCATCTTCACCGGATGGATGTTCGCCTCCAGCCCCGGCCTGCACGCCATCGAGCACGCGGTCTATGACGTGTGGCTGACGGACTGCAAGCAGTACTCCAACGTGCCGCCGCCGGACAATTACGATGGTCCGCCCGTCAGCGCGCCGGTGATCGAGAACGATCCGCTCGCCGACGAACCGCTTCCCGACGACGGCATCCCCCGCACCCAGCCCCGCCCGAAACCCTGGTAG
- a CDS encoding L,D-transpeptidase produces the protein MTQVTIEIILPSDRRHYGTLALIEDTGALLAGPFIAYGKADNAKAASEGNRIRDPLLEWGDTPNGEYAVSSIVKTGDETDYPARSYGPEAALTIDPVSGPALTAKENGRNGIYIHSGQCREDGSLRPTFGCVRLSNEDMSAVLHALRSVSGVQDSCAIPTASLFVRVRPPEEEAVL, from the coding sequence ATGACGCAGGTTACGATCGAAATAATTTTGCCCAGCGACCGTAGGCATTACGGAACGCTTGCGCTCATCGAAGACACGGGCGCGCTGTTGGCTGGTCCGTTCATCGCTTACGGCAAGGCGGACAACGCCAAAGCCGCCAGCGAGGGCAATCGCATCCGCGATCCGCTCCTGGAGTGGGGTGACACCCCGAACGGCGAGTATGCGGTCTCAAGCATTGTGAAGACGGGCGATGAGACAGACTATCCCGCCCGGTCCTACGGCCCGGAAGCGGCGCTGACGATTGATCCGGTCTCCGGGCCCGCCTTGACGGCAAAGGAGAATGGCCGCAACGGGATCTACATCCATTCAGGTCAGTGCCGCGAAGACGGGTCGCTCAGGCCCACGTTCGGCTGTGTCCGATTGTCGAACGAAGACATGAGCGCTGTGCTGCATGCCTTGCGGAGTGTTTCGGGCGTTCAGGACTCGTGCGCGATCCCGACCGCGTCTCTTTTCGTGAGAGTTCGGCCGCCTGAAGAGGAGGCGGTCCTCTGA
- a CDS encoding glycosyltransferase family 4 protein → MKILLTQRKLHHYAGTELVTLELALALKARGHEVAVYCPRIGVLNNVLLSNGIKAYDDTADIPLRPDVIHAHHQLPALAALARFDQVPCVYVCHGQRPWVEHPPRHPQMRTYAAVSRKLATHIATKFDLPAGQVRVVPNFVDTDRFSRVRQPGAGAPSRAVLFGQSGFSVDEIEALDHACAQNGITLDKVGYAYGNVRHNPELFLPDYDIAFAIGRSALEAMACGCATIPIVPSLAGSMVTSETLQPWADTNFSPRYFSGADQVNEAWLAGQLEAYDPQDVAEVTKRVREDHAMSRVVGTLEALYREAAAAAPVTGAAEALARELNRIAREVDEIWDAPPAQNTEPSYAAALENQSATLSDMARSFKTLTSHLIGREKRGREGGSGEMLLKTIEASGLFQRDWYLDQNPDVARAGIDPLRHYLSFGAMEERDPAAFFDGKGYMAANPHLNGVALAPIEIVVREAVRSARWSDKVWWRCPDRVRKILRRFGVFVAGMKRRSN, encoded by the coding sequence ATGAAGATCCTGCTGACACAGCGAAAGCTGCACCACTACGCTGGAACAGAGCTGGTCACCTTGGAACTGGCCTTGGCGCTGAAGGCGCGCGGGCACGAGGTGGCCGTGTACTGCCCGCGTATCGGGGTCTTGAACAACGTGCTGCTGTCGAACGGCATCAAGGCGTACGATGACACCGCCGACATTCCCTTGCGGCCGGATGTGATCCACGCCCATCATCAGTTGCCGGCTCTGGCCGCCTTGGCCCGTTTCGATCAGGTTCCATGCGTGTATGTGTGTCATGGCCAGCGCCCGTGGGTGGAACACCCGCCGCGCCACCCGCAGATGCGCACCTATGCCGCGGTTTCGCGGAAGCTGGCGACGCATATCGCCACGAAATTCGATCTGCCGGCCGGTCAGGTGCGGGTTGTTCCCAACTTCGTGGACACAGACCGCTTTTCGCGTGTGAGGCAGCCCGGCGCGGGGGCGCCGTCCCGCGCCGTGTTGTTCGGGCAGTCCGGTTTCTCCGTTGACGAAATAGAGGCACTGGATCACGCCTGCGCCCAGAATGGCATCACGCTCGACAAGGTCGGCTATGCCTATGGCAACGTCCGGCACAATCCCGAACTTTTTCTTCCCGATTACGATATCGCCTTCGCCATCGGACGCAGCGCGCTCGAGGCGATGGCCTGCGGATGCGCCACGATCCCGATCGTTCCGAGCCTTGCCGGCAGCATGGTGACATCTGAAACGCTGCAGCCCTGGGCGGATACCAACTTCAGCCCGCGCTATTTCTCTGGCGCCGATCAGGTGAACGAGGCGTGGCTGGCCGGGCAACTCGAGGCATACGATCCGCAAGACGTTGCCGAGGTCACGAAGCGCGTGCGCGAGGACCACGCGATGAGCCGCGTCGTCGGCACGCTCGAGGCGTTGTACCGCGAAGCCGCGGCGGCGGCGCCCGTCACGGGAGCGGCTGAGGCGCTGGCGAGAGAACTCAACCGTATCGCGCGCGAGGTTGACGAGATCTGGGACGCCCCGCCGGCGCAAAACACAGAACCGTCCTATGCCGCCGCATTGGAAAATCAGTCCGCCACGCTGAGCGACATGGCGCGAAGCTTCAAGACGCTGACGTCACATCTCATCGGCCGGGAGAAACGTGGACGCGAAGGCGGGTCCGGGGAAATGTTGCTGAAGACGATTGAAGCATCGGGTCTGTTTCAACGGGACTGGTATCTCGATCAGAACCCCGATGTCGCCCGAGCCGGGATTGATCCCCTTCGCCATTACCTGTCGTTTGGCGCGATGGAGGAAAGAGATCCCGCCGCCTTCTTTGACGGCAAAGGCTATATGGCCGCGAATCCGCATCTGAACGGCGTGGCGCTTGCGCCGATCGAGATCGTGGTTCGGGAGGCGGTCCGATCCGCCCGGTGGAGCGACAAAGTGTGGTGGCGCTGCCCGGACAGGGTACGTAAAATATTGCGCCGGTTCGGTGTTTTTGTTGCTGGTATGAAACGGAGATCCAACTAG
- the aat gene encoding leucyl/phenylalanyl-tRNA--protein transferase, with the protein MSRSNDDVLLEITPQVLLKAYACGIFPMAESADDPELFWIEPDLRGVLPLDAFHVPRRLRRTVRADHFEIRVDHDFDAVINGCAAPAPGRRKTWINRPIRRLYGELFELGHCHTVEAWRDGHLVGGLYGIALGGAFFGESMFSLERDASKVALTHLAARLIAGGFSLLDTQFVTEHLKRFGAVELDKRAYASVLETAMRIEGDFHRMGDPASGEISGAAVLNVLEGR; encoded by the coding sequence ATGAGCCGCTCCAACGACGACGTTCTTCTGGAAATCACGCCGCAGGTTTTGCTGAAAGCCTATGCCTGCGGCATTTTTCCGATGGCGGAATCAGCCGACGATCCCGAGCTGTTCTGGATCGAGCCGGACCTGCGCGGCGTCCTGCCGCTTGACGCCTTTCACGTGCCGCGCAGGCTGCGCCGCACGGTGCGCGCCGATCATTTCGAGATCCGCGTCGATCACGACTTCGACGCGGTCATCAACGGCTGCGCGGCCCCCGCACCGGGACGCCGCAAGACCTGGATCAACCGGCCGATCCGCCGGCTGTATGGCGAGCTGTTCGAGCTGGGGCACTGCCACACGGTGGAGGCCTGGCGCGACGGACATCTGGTCGGCGGGCTCTACGGCATCGCGCTGGGCGGGGCGTTCTTCGGGGAAAGCATGTTCTCGCTGGAGCGCGACGCCTCGAAGGTGGCGCTGACCCATCTCGCGGCAAGGCTGATCGCGGGCGGCTTTTCGCTGCTGGACACGCAGTTCGTCACCGAGCACCTGAAGCGCTTCGGCGCCGTGGAGCTCGACAAGCGCGCCTATGCATCCGTGCTGGAGACCGCCATGCGGATCGAGGGCGATTTTCACCGCATGGGCGACCCTGCCTCGGGAGAAATCTCCGGCGCGGCTGTTCTGAATGTGCTTGAGGGACGGTAG
- the accC gene encoding acetyl-CoA carboxylase biotin carboxylase subunit — protein sequence MFSKILIANRGEIALRILRACKELGIATVAVHSTADANAMHVRLADESVCIGPHTARDSYLNIPSLMAACEITGADAVHPGYGFLSENARFAEILEAHKIAFIGPSSEHIRIMGDKIEAKQTAKRLGIPVVPGSEGGVTSATEAKRIAAEIGYPVLLKAAAGGGGRGMKVALNEGEIETAYSTARVEARNSFGDDTLYMEKYLQKPRHIEVQILGDGKGRAVHLGERDCSLQRRHQKVLEEAPSPALNAANRKKIGDICAKAMADMSYSGVGTIEFLYENGEFYFIEMNTRLQVEHPVTEMITGIDLVNEQIRIASGGDLGFTQDDITFEGHAIECRINAEHARTFVPSPGKITYYHPPGGLGVRVDSGVYQGYSIPPHYDSLIGKLIVHGRNRVECMMRLRRCLDEFVVDGIETTIPLFRELVDNQDIANGMYDIHWLEKYLADPVDI from the coding sequence ATGTTCTCCAAGATTCTCATCGCCAACCGCGGCGAGATCGCGCTACGCATCCTGCGCGCCTGCAAGGAGCTGGGCATCGCGACGGTGGCCGTTCATTCCACCGCCGACGCCAACGCCATGCATGTGCGGCTGGCCGACGAAAGCGTGTGCATCGGCCCGCATACCGCCCGCGACAGCTACCTCAACATTCCCTCCCTGATGGCGGCGTGCGAGATCACCGGCGCCGACGCCGTGCACCCGGGCTACGGCTTTCTGTCCGAGAACGCCCGTTTCGCCGAGATCCTGGAGGCGCACAAGATCGCCTTCATCGGCCCGTCGTCGGAACACATCCGCATCATGGGCGACAAGATCGAGGCCAAGCAGACCGCCAAGCGGCTCGGCATCCCGGTGGTTCCCGGCTCGGAAGGCGGCGTGACGAGCGCCACCGAAGCCAAGCGGATCGCTGCCGAGATCGGCTATCCGGTGCTGCTGAAGGCGGCGGCCGGCGGCGGCGGACGCGGCATGAAGGTGGCGCTCAACGAGGGCGAGATCGAAACCGCCTATTCCACGGCCCGCGTGGAGGCGCGCAACTCGTTTGGCGACGACACGCTGTACATGGAGAAATATCTCCAGAAGCCGCGTCACATCGAGGTTCAGATCCTGGGTGACGGCAAGGGCCGCGCGGTGCATCTGGGCGAACGCGACTGCTCGCTGCAGCGCCGCCACCAGAAGGTGCTGGAGGAAGCCCCCTCGCCCGCGCTCAACGCCGCCAACCGCAAGAAGATCGGCGACATCTGCGCCAAGGCGATGGCCGACATGAGCTACTCGGGCGTCGGCACCATCGAGTTCCTGTACGAGAACGGTGAATTCTACTTCATCGAGATGAACACCCGGCTGCAGGTGGAGCATCCGGTGACCGAGATGATCACCGGCATCGATCTGGTCAACGAGCAGATCCGCATCGCCTCGGGCGGCGATCTGGGTTTCACCCAGGATGACATCACGTTCGAGGGCCACGCCATCGAATGCCGGATCAACGCCGAGCACGCGCGCACCTTCGTGCCCTCGCCCGGCAAGATCACCTATTATCACCCGCCCGGCGGCCTTGGCGTGCGCGTCGATTCCGGCGTCTATCAGGGCTATTCGATCCCGCCGCATTATGACAGCCTGATCGGCAAGCTGATCGTGCACGGGCGCAACCGGGTCGAATGCATGATGCGGCTGCGCCGCTGCCTCGACGAATTCGTGGTCGACGGCATCGAGACGACCATCCCGCTGTTCCGCGAGCTGGTCGACAATCAGGATATCGCCAACGGCATGTACGACATCCATTGGCTGGAAAAATATCTCGCGGATCCCGTCGATATCTGA
- the accB gene encoding acetyl-CoA carboxylase biotin carboxyl carrier protein yields MSNKKSTIDHDLIRQLAGLLDETNLSEIEVEQNDLRIRVARQMSVTAPVAAAPAAPAAAAVSEAPVPVDPANHPGAVPSPMVGTAYHAAEPGARPFIDVGQSVREGETIMIVEAMKTMNQIPSPRAGTIKAILVDDGQPVEFGEPLVIIE; encoded by the coding sequence ATGTCCAACAAGAAATCCACCATCGACCACGATCTGATTCGCCAGCTCGCCGGCCTGCTCGACGAGACCAACCTGTCGGAAATCGAAGTCGAGCAGAACGACCTGCGCATTCGCGTCGCCCGCCAGATGAGCGTCACCGCGCCCGTGGCCGCCGCGCCCGCGGCACCCGCGGCAGCAGCCGTCAGCGAGGCCCCGGTCCCCGTCGACCCGGCGAACCATCCCGGCGCGGTCCCCTCGCCGATGGTCGGCACCGCCTATCACGCGGCCGAGCCCGGCGCGCGGCCGTTCATCGACGTGGGCCAGAGCGTGCGCGAAGGCGAGACGATCATGATCGTGGAAGCGATGAAGACCATGAACCAGATCCCGTCGCCCAGGGCCGGCACGATCAAGGCCATTCTGGTCGACGACGGCCAGCCGGTCGAATTCGGCGAGCCCCTGGTCATCATCGAATAA
- the aroQ gene encoding type II 3-dehydroquinate dehydratase produces the protein MASTIFVLNGPNLNRLGSREPEHYGRTTLADIERLCRETGEDLGLDVEFRQTNFEGLMVDWIQEAGDVAQGLIINPAAYTHTSVAIHDAIRAAEIPAVEIHLSNVFARESFRHHSFVSPVAHGVICGFGATGYRLAIEALSDVIRT, from the coding sequence ATGGCATCCACCATCTTCGTCTTGAACGGGCCGAACCTGAACCGTCTCGGCAGCCGCGAGCCTGAGCACTACGGCCGGACCACATTGGCCGACATCGAGAGACTGTGCCGGGAAACGGGCGAGGACCTGGGACTAGACGTGGAATTCCGCCAGACGAACTTCGAGGGCCTTATGGTCGACTGGATCCAGGAGGCCGGCGACGTGGCGCAAGGGCTGATCATCAACCCCGCCGCCTATACGCACACCTCCGTGGCGATTCACGACGCCATCCGCGCAGCGGAGATCCCGGCGGTCGAAATCCATCTTTCGAACGTCTTCGCCAGAGAATCCTTCCGGCACCATTCCTTCGTATCGCCGGTGGCGCACGGCGTCATTTGCGGCTTTGGCGCGACCGGCTATCGCCTCGCCATCGAAGCGCTTTCCGATGTGATCCGGACCTGA